From a single Pongo pygmaeus isolate AG05252 chromosome 12, NHGRI_mPonPyg2-v2.0_pri, whole genome shotgun sequence genomic region:
- the MRPL53 gene encoding large ribosomal subunit protein mL53 gives MAAALARLGLRPVKQVRVQFCPFEKNVESTRTFLQAVSSEKVRSTNLNCSVIADVRHDGSEPCVDVLFGDGYRLIMRGAHLTALEMLTAFASHIRARDAAGSGDKPGADTGR, from the exons ATGGCAGCTGCCTTGGCTCGGCTTGGTCTGCGGCCTGTCAAACAGGTTCGGGTTCAATTCTGTCCCTTCGAGAAAAACGTGGAATCGACGAG GACCTTCCTGCAGGCGGTGAGCAGTGAGAAGGTCCGCTCCACTAATCTCAACTGCTCAGTGATTGCGGACGTGAGGCATGACGGCTCCGAGCCCTGCGTGGACGTGCTGTTCG GAGACGGTTATCGCCTGATTATGCGCGGCGCTCATCTCACCGCCCTGGAAATGCTCACCGCCTTCGCCTCCCACATCCGGGCCAGGGACGCGGCGGGCAGCGGGGACAAGCCGGGCGCTGATACTGGTCGCTGA